In Danio aesculapii chromosome 8, fDanAes4.1, whole genome shotgun sequence, the genomic stretch TTCAGTGGCAAACATGAGCTTTGTGGAACAATGTAGAGTTAGAATCTTACTTCTAGGTGCTTGGCAACTGACAGTCAGTTGTGTGACTTATGTTTACATGCGTTGACTGCCATGGATACAGGTTTTTCTTTTGTGGGGCAGGTTAGAATAAACTGATCAGAATCAACGCAAGAAGTGGGTTTAAAATTTTAGGGTTTAAGGTTTTGAGTGAcattaactcttttttttatctCTAGGATGATTATTTTTCTTATGGGCTCCACTGTGACTACATGCAAACAAAGTTCAGctcagattttaaagaaaataaaagaatgaaaaacaatAGTTTGAGCCATAGTTCAAACTACCTGACATAGACAGATCCACACTTTTCAGGGGACTGGACTTGCTTTACTTGATTTGCAACTAAAAATGTAGATTTTATAAATAGAACAAGGACAAATAAATTATCAAACCATATGCAATTCAAGTCCCTTTATATACAAGGcaaatagatagatatatatatatatatatatatatatatatatatatatatatatatatatatatatatatatatatatatatatatatatatgataaattacTTTTGCCTATGTCTTTCagctaaatgaaattaaatgaaataagactttccccaatatatatatatatatatatatatatatatatatatataataggaaatatgGTGAAAATGTAGGGCTAATATTTTTGCCTTCAACTGAACAGCTGAACTTGTCATGTTAAACATTGTCTTCTATATATAGACTTTGATTAATGCCAGATGGCTTAAACCGCTGTAACCATGCTGGGAACAAACTCAAGCAATATTTTGtgttagggatgtaaaataaggtaCATGCTTTTTAATTAACAAACCGTTTAAAACTGTTTAGATTTTGTCCCCTGACTCTAAAAAGAATGATATATTTAAAGCAAAATTTAGCAATTTAATCAGAATAACATAGACTGATAACAATTTAATTAGTGATTTCTATGGAATTATTGTGCTATATAGGTGTCAAGGTATCTGCATTTAAAAGTGAATTagataattaatgcatttacataACAATAAAGCGGCAAAATTTCATGGGATTCAATTCAAACATAACATTCTGATAACAGAGGTGATCAACAAAATGGTTTTCTGAAAATGACAGCAGGTGGCAGCAAGTGACTGCATTACTAAATGAGTCGTTTATTTAACCGATTGATTTGAATCAATGGCTGTGTGCAAAACCGCATACTTGCATACTATACAGTATGTGAGTTgaatagtatgtccgaattcatagaattcgaaaatcagtatgcgagaagtacccgcaTGACTTATTACGTCTGGCGACATTCTGAAGAGCGCATCTCATGCATGCTGCACTATCCCATAATGACCCACGatagaattcatgaatgggagtgaagcaacgcaactgacgcaggtaggtcactgaccatgacaaaatgggcgaattccattcatacttcttacattcatactgtatagaacatacttttctaacggccgagtagtacgtttaaatttaaatacagtgCCTACTGAGTAGAaggtggtttcggacgcagccaatgATTCGTTCAGTAAGATTTGCTTCTGAATGCATTGAATCCAGCGTTCGCGAATGACTCAATATTACTGTTATATAAAGTTACTCAGCTTATTTAATTTtgacaaatgtctaataatactgctcaaactatttattttattttaaataataataattcaatggtGGAGCTTCTTTGTTTAGTAAGGAGTGTTTTGATTGGTGGATTAAAAACTCACCGCGATTGGCTAAACAGAATATCCTCAAAAAATATGTAGGAATCATGTTTTGCCAGGAAGATCTCACAGCACACAAATTCAAAGAACTCCATGCTGGTGTGAGTATTTTCAAATGCACATTCAGTGGTTCACAAATACATctaacataattcataaatacacaaggaAAGTCATTCAAGAACTTCACAATATATACCTTACATTACATAgttgtgtaaatattttaaatgtatttatgtaagaTGCATATGTGTGAGCAATTAGGAAAAATTCTTGCTTTTTACTTTTGAATtgatgaatcgtgttttgagtttacgaattgtactgtgcatttatgaatgcaaatgtattcttattgagactgatctggctccatgaACATGACTTTAAATaatccactttccttcctaatcttaactgcctctctggctataccactaactgtactctcttttaaaaaaataataataaaataaaaaaatacactactAATGATTTGCTTcctagactttacacacctgaaacttgtctatagctcttactcactgctgctcttatagttgtgtaaattgcttccttgtcctcatttgtaagtcgctttggataaaagcgtctgctaaatgactaaatgtaaatgtaatccaaTTTTAAGATAAGGAAAGATAAGATCAGAAAATGTGTCTGGCTAACCAGCTAAACCAGCTTTATGGTATAGGCATTTCTAGACTAAAACAGGTTTTTATTGTGAAATCACTTTACACTATGCACTTGTAGGTGCATCAACAGCCTATGAGTTTTCTAAGGTTTTTGTTATTCAACCTTGGACTCTGAACTAACCTGTGATTAAACGTAAGGTAAACCACTGCAAGAGTGTTTGGGAGTTGTGGAGAAGTTTTGATGTGTGAAGGCCATGAAACACACAGAGAACatttgttcacaagacttttgaGAAATTGATCTTGTAGTCTAGTGTTTTTGCTTCAAAATGATGTGAAACTCATGTACTGAATTAAATTTTCTAAGTTACTTTCTGAGTGAAAATGGTTTATGCGAGAAGGCATGAACTAATGCAATGATTCACACCTGAGAAGACAAAGACCTGCATAATGAGCCATCAGACAGGTATGTGACTAAGAGTTTCAAGTAAGAATCTGAGGAAAAAATAagtttatatgtattttgtgtgcagtttatttaaaatatattgaacTATCACACAAAATAACTCTAGATACACTTGTGAGAGTCAGTACACTGTATAAAACTCTGTAAACTAACATAGCAAATCTACTgataaagttactttaaaaatacactttacATGTATCTTAAGGCATGCACTTGAATTTACACATGACACAATGTGTACAGAAGACACATTCAGGGCAAAATCAACAATATAAATATGAAGAGTGTAAGATAATAAAGGGTGTAAGGTTTGTAAAAGCCCAGTGAGAGCGCCACATGGTCTTAGCTGTGGTCCAGGTTCATGAAGGAATCCCAAAGCCTGTGGAGCCATGTCAGCATCAGTCTCTCTTTACTGCTGTTGTTTTCAcatctgaaataaataaactacatattaACATCTTTGTGATGTTCACTGATACTAGTACTAATTAACCTATTAAACTCAGTTACCACATAGGAATTATAAACTGAATAGCACCTGTTTTGTAAACAACTgtcagtatatattttttcacaataGCATAGCATATGCATACTTGATGGGAGAACAGAATGcaaacaacaaagaaaatgtaTTGTAACTATCAACCACAAATAAGTTTACCATACccacaggaaaaaaaatattagtaataagttgttttaaaccatactatagtaaattacTTGACATAATTTGTTTACATGTGTGGGCATGGTAGCATTAACTGTAATGAGCTCAGACTGAGAAGCTAGACATAGCGTTGGTTGATAACTTTAACTTATTCACTATAAATTTCTAATATTTTTTCCTGTCAGTTTCTTTCTTGAAACTCTTCCCTCTTAGTCACATACATGTCTGATGGATCATCGTGCAGCTCATTATGCAGGTCTTTGTCTTCTCAGGTGTGATCACTGCATTAGTAATGATAGTTCACGCCTTCTCGCATAGACCATTTTCACTCAaaaaattttttcaaaatattgttttCTGTGAGCAAGTAAACAAGATGATTTTCACATCATTTGAACAAAAACACTAGGCAAGATCCAGTTCtcaaaagtcttgtgaacaaatGTTCTCTGTGTGTTTCATTGCCTTGTTTCAGTGACTTCAAAATTGTAGTTTTTCACTAACTACGCAAAAACGTTTCTttctcaaaaacacaaacacatacaaacatgcgGCTTAGGTATTATTGTAGCCCAGCTTGTGCTGTTCACAGTGTTATCACACTTTAgccattattatgtttttaagatattgaaaacaacacaaatgtcaATGAATGTCAAAACTTCTCCATGGCCCCCAAACACCCTTAGACCCCTGGGGGTTAACTTTCCAACATTACAAACTTTATGTTTGCGGTAAAACGAAAGTATCATTCTAGAATTTAAAGTGCACACACTACTTGCACCATTTATACttgtatgtaaaatgtaaatatagctATGAAAAACGCTATAAAATGATAATGTCAATAACTTTATCCAATTCCAGTAACTATAAAAACTGTTATAGAAGTAATAAATGATCAATAGCAGGCTTTGTATTATTTGCATGGTAAAATAGCATATCTGATGTTTAAAATGTGAAACaatgacaattatttttattttttctttctttctttctttctttctttctttctttctttctttctttctttctttcttattttttttttgtttagcctAGCCACACCAATGCTTCTTtccataaaaactaaaaaaatctgtattgaatgtaatttgttacattaattATTTTCGTAAAAAAACTGCTGCAGTTTGGATTGCAAATCTATTCCGCGACATGTAGTGTTAGGGTTGATGTCATGCTACGCGATCTTACAGCGCTTCTGTTAGGGCTGATCTGTATGGTCTTAAACAAGTAACAAATAAAGTTGTTAACATAGTTGTTTGTCAGGGTGGAGTAATGAGGGGAAGTGTCGATTCTGGCATAGACTCTGGTCTGGCCCGAAGAGCTGCTCTGCCCAGAGTAAATGCAAGCTGAGCTCAGCTCATTCTGCGCAGTCAAACTGAACCACAGTCGCTCACCGCTGTCATGTACTGGAAACTACACTTGGACTCCAGCCATATCTAGGGGAATAATGTGGCTGGCTATTGCAGGTATTGTCGGCGGATATTTAACGGTTATAATCGACGAATGTCATAGTATTGCGCGAATTTTCCCTAAATTATTGCGTCGTGGAATCACTTTTTAATCATTACAGTGAACTGAGCAGCTGTTACATCAACTCAGCCTTTCTGCTCAATTATAAACACCGAGTGTTTTATCCACACAGAACCAACCGGTTTTGTTTTTTCCGCCTCTATTTTTACCGAAAAATTACTAGAGGACACTTGCATTATTGGTACTTTTCAATCAAAATCTCTGGACTATACATGACAGTAGCCTGCGCGATTTAAAGGTAATGTTACTATTtcatcttcttttctttttccttatgtttttattttggaaaaatgatCAGCAACAGGAAATATTCAGATTTGTTTGGTCAAGTCAGATTAAATATAAGCTATAATACAATTGTGTGATATAAATGGTCCTAGCATTGAAAGCAAATATGTTGAATGTatagattttgtttttatatttatatcccgCATAAAGTCTGTTTTGATCAATTAGACGGCTGTGCGAGATGATAAGCTTAAGATATGTTTGTAAAATCTCTTTAATATGCCTAGTATGTACATGAGAGTGTTAATTATTCATCAACCTAAATATAACTTGCATTATATACAAGTATACGTATTCTTTATACATTACCTTGACACACAGTTGAACTAAGGGATGTTTGCTTGTCACAACAAATTCGTTTCCTGGttgctctttatttttattactacatATTAGATGCATTAACACacggagaacacacacacacacacgcacacaattataatgaaaaataaaccattgCGAAATGTGTAATGATGAACATCAACAAGAAAATGAGCCTGAAGTGGtcgttattttattgtaattcttTTATTTTCATCTGTACTTTACCTATATGAATTGTTTACTTGCGTCACTTGTCTAATGTCAAAACCAGATTTACTGCATACTTTCATCTCATTGGCATGGTTATTTCTAGTATGGTTGTGTTTGAACTTGTTCTAtttatgattaaatgtaaatttggTTTGGTGGTCTATTCTAATATATGTAAAGTGAAATCCAATATCCAAGGTATTGCACTTGatataatttttgattatgcaatgtatggttgtatacTTAAGTTttcctgaattaaatctgcgaatatcaggatgctgtgtagtttataaaaTCAATTGAATtttactagatttgacatcatgctgctttatttactgcagtaatcaaggCAAAACTATTATTTCTGCACTTCTATAGACACCAACCTGTTGAATTAGCTAGATTAAATAGATTTGTATTCagtaaatgaataatgttttagttttggattaatttcttacattaatatttagtaaatatactgtaagttaaaaccTAAAGTGGTTTTAAGGTCTTAATGTTtgaaaagagtcttaaaaaagttttaaaaggtattgaatttccctctctgattcctgtatatactctgattAAACAACTAcataattcgttttttttttttttttattcaattgctTTATATTGAGTATTTTGAGTTGTTTTTGATATAATTATTTGCTTTACTCCACAGAAGATCAAGAACAGATGGAAAAAAAGGGCAAATTCAAAGTGCTTCTTGTATTAACATTTATGGCCATTATTATTTTCACATTGTTTTTGGACCACAAGGATAGTCATAAACATAACACACAAGCTACTCCATTAACAAAAGCTCCTCTgacaaataataaaatcaaaatccaAGAGGATTCATATTCAATAACGGCCATCAAAGACTCTGAGCATTTCATGGTGTCTGCGTTTATTGACCACAGACTGGACGGGGCCATTCGAGTCATCAGCATAATCAAGAGAAAAAATCTGCAGCCcctttactgtgtttactgtaccCTCGAACATGACTGCAAAACTGTTGAGACTGATGTCCAGATACACACCGACCATTTTTACTTTCCATATGGTGCTTCAGATGTGATTTGTAAAGGCAAAAACATGCAAAAGGCAACTCATGTCCTCATAACAACTAGCAAGAAAGATTCAGCCGACCTCAAAACAGAGTATCTGTCAATCAAAAATAATGTGGTAACAGACAATTTCAAGTATAACTTCACTGTTTGCATCTCCAACCTTTTTGGAAGCTACAACAATGTACTGCAGTTTGCTCAAACTATGGAGATGTACAAACTTCTGGGTGTACAGCATGTGGTCATCTATAATACCAGCTGTGGTCCAGACTTGAAGAAGCTTCTAATACATTATGAATCAGAAGGGATACTGGAGATTGTTTCATGGCCTATTGACAAGTTTATGAATCCCTCTCCAGGCTGGAATATCAAAAAACACAAGGGTGATCTCCATTATTATGGTCAGTTAGTAACACTCAACGAGTGCATCTACAGGCACATGTATCAATCCAAATATGTTCTTCTGAATGACATTGATGAGATCATAATGccatacaaatacacaaatttaCAGTCTCTTATGGAAGACCTCCAGTCTGCTAATCCCAGTAAAGGAGTGTTCCTCATAGAGAACCACATATTCCCCAAAACACAGTTTGAGGACAGCGGGAAGTTCAAGCGAAAAGAATGGAATAATATATCTGGAATCAATATCATGGAGCACATTTACAGAGAACCTGAACGAAAGAATATTTACAATCCCACAAAGATGATAGTCAACCCAAGGAAGGTGGAGCAAACATCAGTGCATACTTCCTTGAAGAACTTTGGAGGCAGTTACCATGTGCCATTTAATGTATGTAGGATTGTGCATGTGAGAGTCCCCCTGCAGGGGCGTTTGACCAAAGAGGAACTCTTCGTAGACAAAAGAGTCTGGGACTTTGAAAACGATCTGATACCAAATGTTGACAGAACTTTGATTCTTTCTGGACTTCTTAAGGATTTCAGTTGAGATGTTTGCATCAGGGATTTGTAGAAAAAATGGCAGCAAAATGAACAAGAAACACTACAAATTCAAGGCAAGGGGAAAATGTCCCAGCACACAATTAAACTAAACCATTATGCTGCAACAATTAATGTGAAAATATAAATGAAAGATGAAGGATGGCCAGTTGGAGGGCTATAGATTAGTTAGCTCTGAATTCTGCTTTCTTACAAGTTCTCTCATCATAAACAATGTAATGcagacatactgtaaatattataaaatagtgTGTAAACATGTTGCAAAACTTTGAATAACATGCACTGATACACTGATTTGGTCTTTGTAGACCAAATGTGACAAGCCTTTTCTCAAACACATTTTTGTATTATCATTAGTTGTTTAAGTATGTAttctattaattaatattaatgatccTCATGAAATATCAATCAATAATCAgcattatttgctaatttaaaaaggatcttaaaactaaatatatacacatttataaaaatttaaCTTGCAGAAAAAAACTAATGATCATTAAGCACGAATCACATGTTAGAAACATTCTTTTAGAACATTTTtaagagaattttttttcttaaaaatgttTCAGAATCATGTTTTATGTGTGATTTACATGAGGTTTTTGCATGTTATGCTCATGTGAACAGAGCTTGACTTTAACACTCACCAAAAGTGGGAAGATTTTACTTGTGGTGGGCAAGACAGAAACTCCCTGTAGTCACTTTTTTGGGGTTGAATGTAATAATTCAACTGAAGTTTTCTTAAAAGACGGGGTAAATAATAAACTGCAACATGACACTACAAAACTATCACTCCCACAGATATGTAGCCCTATTCTAGCAGTACTGATATGCCCTGCTGGTTATAAGGAAACATTTACACGTGGGTCATAAGGAAATTTATCTCATTAAACGCTCAAAAATATGTGGGATAAGAGAAAGACATGGGacatttttactttcatttcagCTATTCTCATGCAACAGCACATtagcaaaataaattgtttaaagcaatgttttgtttgtttgtttgtttgttttttgctgtgACCATATGCTGCCTGTACATTGGCAAAACATTTTCAtcaatatttgcatatttgtgcTTTTGTGCTGGGTTAGTTTAAACATATTGTGTTAAAGTGACAAAGTATGGGTATTTACAGTACTTAACAATTTggcaaaatatgataaaatacaaatgttcatttaaattttaGCAATCATATTTTTGTATGATCTGCTTACTATAAGGTCCATTAGCAGTTCTGTCTGTAACCATAGtggctttttttttacaagtcaTTTTCATAACAAAATGTACTCCTTTTTATTGAGATTGGATTGTCAAAAAGTCAGTTCATGGGTTCCTCTAACAAACGTGCCATTCTTGTAAACAAAATTAGTTTAAAGTCAACTTCCTTATGAATAACAGCTGTAACCTTGTGTGATAAAAAAAGCCTTTACAACggtgaaataaaaatgtttttgaggcAAATGTTAATCTAAATAATGGTAACAGATATTTAGGTATTAttgcataaaatgtttttttatttttttttatattgtattgtgcCTTGTTGTGAAAGATTTatgtttgtaatgattgggaCAATCTATGGAAAAATGATGTGTACGCATGTGCCACATGTCTTTCGGATAcggtaaaataaaacatgttgatATTCTCAATAGATTTTTTCAGATAATTTCAGTGCCAAATGATTTAGAGAGAGCGATAATGTTAGTATGTTATTAGGCCTAGTTCATGAAGatttatgtttataatgttagataCAAAATTTTTTAGAATCTCTATTTTTGAAATGCTATGACACAGCCCAGTTAGGCTGGGAAGATAAAAACCAGGATGACCATAGGATATTTCATTTACGTTTAGGCAGAGGAGTCATTACAGAATCACAGAGGAACCTGCTTTTCACAAATTATTCACAGAGGTTTCTGCTCTTTCTAACATTAGAATGCTTTGCAgagcaatataaaaataaacttaatgtTACATACCTTTTCAGGAAATTATTATAAGTTtctatttaaaggaacactccacttaaaaaaaaagaagaggtaAGCTTCTTCTAGAGTTAAGCTGTTGACCTGAACCAGTTTTAAATTGAATTTTgaattttaattcaatttcttGTTCTGGTGGGGTTattttttagcttagcataattaattgatttgaattagaccattagtattttgttaaaaaatgttaaagagTTTGATAATCTttctgtcattcattttcttttcggtttagtccctttattaatccgggagcttaaaccgccaacttattcagcacatgttttacacagcggatgcccttccatctgcaacccatctctggaaaatatccatacacactcacacactacagacaatttagccttcccaattcacctgtaccacatgtctttagactgtgggggaaaccagagcacccggaggaaacccacacaaacgcagggagaacatgcaaactccacacagaaacgccaactgtcccagccgaggcttgaaccagcgaccttcttgctgtgaggcgacagcactacctactggacCACTGCATCGCcttaatatttctgtttaaatcTCAAATACTCCATTAgaatctggatgcagccttgcaAATGTAAACTGAGACTGCATATCCAAcacgatctcacagcaattcataactttttgattttgcggctaattcatatgaattcgtacaatcttatttgtacaattagtacaatttgcttGTCCTGCAATGACAGTTGGGCTTAGGGGTGGGGCTGGGTGTCAcgctttctttttaaaatcgtacattttcatccgactgaattagccactaaactgacaaaacatcaaataaaatctTTGTGACATCAGGCTGGCATATCTTAgacttgcaatgtcagacacaatgcactcaatggagctagtcaCGTCACTGTGAAGGGTagggttaggggcggggttaagtgtgcacattaaaagcattgcatgcagctcagattgaaACTGCACTCAGTCTGCATCTAGACCCCTCTCCAatattctgtagttacatcgtatAATAAGATGAATGGAATGATGTTAGACAGTATGTGAGAATCAACTGCTGTCAGGGGGTGCCTTGAAACCATGGAGACATGCTATtgtgttttttgtctttttaatttatttaatttaaaatgcataCAGCGTTAAAgagtcacttttataaggggtttaaagagTTGTGTGGATATAATCTAACAatagaaattaattaattctattttttataatcacacttaaaaactgataaaaactgtctgcagaaacacttggaTTGACATTCGCtcattgtacatgtcatcagagtaGGAAAGTCCTGCTCATTAGGGACAATCTCTCTCATTaacatagacagccctgagtgagaaacAGCCATCTACTATTAGAGTTTTCGAGTCGTACTTGCCTAAGATAGTGTCAGTGACTAAGAGACATCAtgaatgtggagttttaggatgcacaaataaacGCTGTAATCTCCATAGTATATCTTTTTTTCTGAGAAATTTGCAAAAGAAATGAACCTCTATGAATGCAAACAAGTGATACTTTTTATCACTTTGAATATGCAAACTTGCTCTTAATGTCTGCATTCGATGCTAGTGTGTGTGTCCCTTAGTTCCTTATATTGTGGGGAGCAAATTTTCCAGTCAACACCAggcaattttgaccttgtggggatttttttgttttttgattttggCCCCTATTAGGAAAATGACTTATAAACCACACAGAATTGAGTATTTttgaaaatgcaaatattttattttcagactACGGGAGATTgctagatgaccaatcactctgaGGGGAAAGAAAAAGGGCAAATGAATGCCAAATGAGTTGGCAGAGCTCAGCTCTGCAGATGTTTAGTGATTAGTCATTAGTGAGGTATATCAGTGGCATCCGCTGTGCGAGCATCAGATTTTTGCCAACTGAAGACCGAACACTCAGACAACAGCTGGAGACACATGTCTCCGTTTTCTATTCTGAGAATGTGGGTTATGTTCATAACCAGGACATTCCCCTTCATGGGAACTACAATGTGCTTCTGGTAACATACTATAGGAGACTGTATGGAAACCGCCACAGCAGCTACGCCCGTCACACTCCCGATGTGTGGTTTGCCAAGCAAAGCGTGAGTGCACCAGCATCACCAAGAGCACAACCTTCCAACGTCAACTAGGTCCTTTAATTCCATTACATGGGAGTTTTACAATTAACTACTCACCCAGCAGACGCCAACTGATATACTTCACTAATGACTAATCACTGGCACCTGCGGAGCCAAGCTCTGCCAACTCATTTGACATTCATTGGCCCTTTTTCTTTCTCTTCAGAGTGATTGATCATCTAGCAATCTCTCGTAGTCTGTTACCAGACGCACGTTGGAGTTCCCATGAAAGGGAACTGTTCTTGTTATTAACACACAACTTATTATTGCTTCAATAAAGCTACTAAATTACTGcctattaatagttagtaagataATAGGTATGGGTTTAGCCGCTTATTATAATTTGCCATGTAGAATAAGTTCATGCACTGTTTTGGTGTCACTgccaggccaggttctccccATTCACAGTCACAAATACTAATCACCAGTGCACCTGCACAT encodes the following:
- the LOC130234066 gene encoding uncharacterized protein LOC130234066 isoform X1, yielding MQAELSSFCAVKLNHSRSPLSCTGNYTWTPAISRGIMWLAIAEDQEQMEKKGKFKVLLVLTFMAIIIFTLFLDHKDSHKHNTQATPLTKAPLTNNKIKIQEDSYSITAIKDSEHFMVSAFIDHRLDGAIRVISIIKRKNLQPLYCVYCTLEHDCKTVETDVQIHTDHFYFPYGASDVICKGKNMQKATHVLITTSKKDSADLKTEYLSIKNNVVTDNFKYNFTVCISNLFGSYNNVLQFAQTMEMYKLLGVQHVVIYNTSCGPDLKKLLIHYESEGILEIVSWPIDKFMNPSPGWNIKKHKGDLHYYGQLVTLNECIYRHMYQSKYVLLNDIDEIIMPYKYTNLQSLMEDLQSANPSKGVFLIENHIFPKTQFEDSGKFKRKEWNNISGINIMEHIYREPERKNIYNPTKMIVNPRKVEQTSVHTSLKNFGGSYHVPFNVCRIVHVRVPLQGRLTKEELFVDKRVWDFENDLIPNVDRTLILSGLLKDFS
- the LOC130234066 gene encoding uncharacterized protein LOC130234066 isoform X2; this encodes MEKKGKFKVLLVLTFMAIIIFTLFLDHKDSHKHNTQATPLTKAPLTNNKIKIQEDSYSITAIKDSEHFMVSAFIDHRLDGAIRVISIIKRKNLQPLYCVYCTLEHDCKTVETDVQIHTDHFYFPYGASDVICKGKNMQKATHVLITTSKKDSADLKTEYLSIKNNVVTDNFKYNFTVCISNLFGSYNNVLQFAQTMEMYKLLGVQHVVIYNTSCGPDLKKLLIHYESEGILEIVSWPIDKFMNPSPGWNIKKHKGDLHYYGQLVTLNECIYRHMYQSKYVLLNDIDEIIMPYKYTNLQSLMEDLQSANPSKGVFLIENHIFPKTQFEDSGKFKRKEWNNISGINIMEHIYREPERKNIYNPTKMIVNPRKVEQTSVHTSLKNFGGSYHVPFNVCRIVHVRVPLQGRLTKEELFVDKRVWDFENDLIPNVDRTLILSGLLKDFS